A stretch of DNA from Gammaproteobacteria bacterium:
CGGCGCGCTTGACCTTGCCTTTCAGATTGGCGGTCCGCACGGCGGCGACCTGAACATTGAACATGAGCTCTACGGCGCCCTTGATCTCGCCCTTGTCGGCATCGGGCCGCACGCGGAATACAAACTGCTTGTTGCGTTCAGCCACTGTGGTGCTCTTTTCAGAGATGTGGGGCGCGAGCAATACGGTCATCAGGCGTTCCTGATTCATTTGAGCACCTCTTCCAGCTTTTGCAGCGCGGGCACGGTGACCAGCACCTTCTCGAATCCCACCAGGCTCACCGGATCCACCGCGCTGACCTCACGCACCTCTACATGGTGCAGGTTGCGCGCGGAGAGGCGCAGCTTGTCATCGAGTTGGTCGGTAATCACCAGCACGTCGTTCAATCCCAAGCCATTGAGCTTCGCGGCCAACGCCTTGGTGCTGACCTCATCCACCGGGAACTCTTTGACCACCACCAGACGTTCCTGGCGCACCAGTTCCGAAAAGATCGAACGCAGCGCCGCGCGGTACATCTTTTTATTGACCTTTCCGGAGTAATCGCCCAGCACCGCCGCGAACACCTTGCCGCCGCCGCGCCACAACGGACTCCGCGACGTACCGGCACGGGCCCGCCCTGAGCCTTTCTGCTTCCAGGGCTTCTTGCCGCCGCCCCTGACCTGAGCACGGGTCTTTTGGGCATGGGTGCCGGCGCGCGCGGCGGACAGATAGGAGGTCACCACTTGGTGTACCAGGCTTTCGTTGTAGGGGCAGGCAAAGCTCGCATCATCCACCTGCATGACGCCGGCCTTATTGTTGCCCATCGGTGTCAGATTCAGTTCCATAATAATTCCCTAGGAGGCCGCAGCCGCCGCCTTGATCGCCGGGTGTACGATGACGTCGCCGCCCTCCGGCCCCGGCACCGCCCCGCGGATCAGCAACAGATTGCGCGCGGCGTCCACGCGCACCACTTCCAGGCTTTGCACGGTACGGCGTTTGTTACCCAAATGTCCGGCCATTTTCTTGCCCTTGAACACACGTCCCGGCGTTTGACGCTGACCGATAGAACCCGGCGCACGGTGCGACAGCGAGTTACCGTGGGTGGCGTCACCCATCGTAAAGTGATGACGCTTGATCGTTCCGGCGAAACCTTTACCCATGGTAGTCCCCGCCACATCCACCTTTTGGC
This window harbors:
- the rplW gene encoding 50S ribosomal protein L23; the encoded protein is MNQERLMTVLLAPHISEKSTTVAERNKQFVFRVRPDADKGEIKGAVELMFNVQVAAVRTANLKGKVKRAGRRGGRRSDWKKAYVSLKPGFDIDFTGGK
- the rplD gene encoding 50S ribosomal protein L4; protein product: MELNLTPMGNNKAGVMQVDDASFACPYNESLVHQVVTSYLSAARAGTHAQKTRAQVRGGGKKPWKQKGSGRARAGTSRSPLWRGGGKVFAAVLGDYSGKVNKKMYRAALRSIFSELVRQERLVVVKEFPVDEVSTKALAAKLNGLGLNDVLVITDQLDDKLRLSARNLHHVEVREVSAVDPVSLVGFEKVLVTVPALQKLEEVLK
- the rplC gene encoding 50S ribosomal protein L3, with translation MAIGLVGRKAGMTRVFTDEGVSIPVTVIEVEPNRISQVKTVDNDGYRAIQITLGTRRASRVTKPAAGHFAKAGVGAGRGLWEFRLADGEGDDFAVGAELKVDIFKPGQKVDVAGTTMGKGFAGTIKRHHFTMGDATHGNSLSHRAPGSIGQRQTPGRVFKGKKMAGHLGNKRRTVQSLEVVRVDAARNLLLIRGAVPGPEGGDVIVHPAIKAAAAAS